A region of the Agrobacterium sp. RAC06 genome:
TCTTGTGGCAATAGACTTCAGATTCGCCGGTGTCGGCCAGAATGATGAATTCGTGACTGTGATTGCCGCCGATTGGGCCGGTGTCGGCGCGCATAGGGATGGCGCGCAGACCGAGGCGATCGAAGGTGCGCAGGTAAGCGACGAACATCTTGTTATAGGAATGGATCGCGTCGGCCTGGGTCAGGTCGAAGGAATAGGCATCCTTCATCAGGAATTCGCGCGAGCGCATGGTGCCGAAGCGCGGACGGATCTCGTCGCGGAACTTCAGCTGGATGTGATACAGGTTGAGCGGCAGGCTCTTGTAGGACTTGACCGACGAGCGGAAGATGTCGGTGATCATTTCCTCATTGGTCGGGCCATAGAGCATCGGACGGTCCTGCCGGTCGCGAATGCGCAGCATTTCCTTGCCGTAATCCTCGTAACGACCGCTTTCCTGCCAGAGCTCGGCCGACTGCAGTGTCGGCATGGAGAGTTCGATGGCGCCGGCGCGGTTCTGCTCTTCGCGGATGATGGCGTTGACCTTGTCGAGCACGCGCTTGCCGAGCGGCAGCCAGGAATAGATCCCCTGGCTCTGCTGGCGGATCATGCCCGTCCGCAGCATCAGGCGGTGGGAAACGATCTCGGCTTCCTTGGGGTTTTCCTTCAGGATCGGCATGAAGTAGCGCGACAGACGCATAACGAATTCCAGATGGTTATCGATGCCGCCAAATCAGGCGGAATCAGCGATTGAAACGGGATGTCAGGAAGCGTTCATAGCCGGTTGGACATGAGAAGAAAACCCGCAAGCGCCGTTCGCTGCCCTCGCCCACAGCCGGCACCTCAAGCGCGCCAT
Encoded here:
- the proS gene encoding proline--tRNA ligase, whose translation is MRLSRYFMPILKENPKEAEIVSHRLMLRTGMIRQQSQGIYSWLPLGKRVLDKVNAIIREEQNRAGAIELSMPTLQSAELWQESGRYEDYGKEMLRIRDRQDRPMLYGPTNEEMITDIFRSSVKSYKSLPLNLYHIQLKFRDEIRPRFGTMRSREFLMKDAYSFDLTQADAIHSYNKMFVAYLRTFDRLGLRAIPMRADTGPIGGNHSHEFIILADTGESEVYCHKSFVDFDIPAADTDFDSVDGLQSVFDKWTSVYAATSEMHDEAAFDAIGENDRLSARGIEVGHIFYFGTKYSEPMGAKVQGPDGKEHLVHMGSYGIGPTRLVPAIIEASHDENGIIWPASVAPFDAVVINMKPGDEACDTTCDRLYVALQNAGKDVLYDDTDDRAGTKFATADLIGVPVQVIAGPRAVAAGEVELKDRKTGARETLTIEAAINKLTA